One Phocaeicola dorei genomic region harbors:
- a CDS encoding arylsulfatase, translating to MNTLTNLKYTLAVTAGLCSSFAYAQNHPHIILIMTDQQRADAIGCMGNDAVISPNLDALAAEGTLFMNGYSSCPSSTPARAGLLTGLSPWHHGLLGYGKVSPEYKYEMPQMLKDAGYYTFGIGKMHWHPQRVKHGFEGTLLDESGRVEDENFTSDYRQWFQTKAPGKNPDATGIGWNDHTASIYKLPENLHPTYWTGEMACELISNYDPTNKPLFLKVSFARPHSPYDPPQRYLDMYEDALIPDPAIGDWCGKYAKKLNPEKTAQDAPYGNFGNEYARNSRRHYYANITFIDEQIGRIIQTLKEKDMYNDALIVFISDHGDMMGDHYHWRKTYPYEGSTHVPYIVKWPSVDHVTPGKTDAPVELRDILPTFLDAADVTIPTDMDGRSLLPLAKGMETTWRKYLDLEHATCYSDDNYWCALTDGKIKYIWRIHTGTEELFDLTQDPQELHNAVNDKKYRKQLTEMRNEMIRHLSERGEEFVKDGRLVVKEKTMLYGPNYPGKENKR from the coding sequence ATGAATACTCTAACCAACCTGAAATACACATTGGCTGTCACAGCCGGACTGTGCTCCTCTTTTGCATACGCACAAAACCATCCTCATATCATACTGATAATGACAGACCAACAGCGAGCCGATGCCATAGGCTGTATGGGAAACGATGCTGTTATCTCCCCTAACCTAGACGCACTAGCTGCCGAGGGAACATTATTTATGAATGGCTATTCTTCTTGTCCAAGCAGCACTCCGGCACGTGCTGGTCTGCTGACCGGACTTTCTCCTTGGCATCATGGCTTGTTGGGATATGGAAAAGTATCTCCCGAATATAAATACGAAATGCCACAGATGCTAAAAGACGCTGGTTATTATACTTTTGGAATCGGGAAAATGCACTGGCATCCCCAACGGGTAAAACATGGTTTCGAAGGCACTCTGCTAGATGAAAGCGGACGCGTGGAAGACGAGAACTTCACCAGTGATTACCGCCAATGGTTCCAAACAAAAGCTCCCGGAAAGAATCCTGACGCCACCGGTATAGGCTGGAACGACCATACGGCAAGTATATATAAATTGCCCGAAAACCTCCATCCTACCTATTGGACAGGAGAAATGGCCTGTGAACTTATCAGCAACTACGATCCGACCAACAAACCGTTATTTCTGAAAGTTTCTTTTGCCCGTCCACACAGTCCGTATGATCCACCACAAAGATATCTGGACATGTATGAGGATGCCCTAATACCCGATCCTGCTATCGGAGACTGGTGTGGCAAATACGCAAAAAAACTAAATCCTGAAAAGACGGCACAAGACGCTCCATACGGTAATTTTGGCAATGAATATGCACGCAATTCCAGACGTCATTATTATGCCAACATCACTTTCATTGACGAACAGATAGGCAGAATTATCCAAACATTGAAAGAAAAGGACATGTATAATGACGCATTAATCGTTTTCATTTCCGATCATGGCGATATGATGGGCGACCATTATCACTGGAGAAAGACTTATCCATACGAGGGCTCCACTCATGTGCCATACATCGTGAAATGGCCTTCCGTCGACCACGTTACACCGGGAAAAACAGACGCTCCTGTAGAGTTACGTGATATTCTTCCCACTTTCCTTGATGCAGCCGATGTGACCATCCCCACTGACATGGACGGCCGTTCTTTGTTGCCACTTGCCAAAGGCATGGAAACAACCTGGCGCAAGTATCTGGATCTAGAACATGCCACCTGTTACAGTGATGACAACTATTGGTGCGCACTGACTGACGGCAAAATAAAATATATATGGCGTATCCACACCGGTACCGAAGAGTTATTCGACTTAACCCAAGACCCTCAGGAATTGCACAATGCCGTCAATGACAAAAAATACAGGAAGCAGCTGACGGAAATGCGTAATGAAATGATCCGTCATTTAAGTGAACGTGGCGAAGAGTTCGTGAAGGACGGTCGATTGGTGGTCAAGGAAAAGACCATGCTTTATGGACCTAATTATCCGGGGAAAGAAAATAAAAGATAA
- a CDS encoding porin family protein — MKKLFFIMAMSVCAFMAQAQTTSGIRVGLNMTSATGKYNDLMADQDYNNKSYMGYSVHYFIDVPVIGNFSIQPAIGLSMKGITYEYDKFTTKKSHRVDLDSYKKYDVTESRGTSVTQKHNLGYLDVPILFAYALPLSESFRVQLGVGPYFSYGLFGKFKYESDTYLTVSPDKYGENKHTITKDDCPSFGKNDDGDDPKGNINRFDWGIAIQGSIYWKRLFLNVAYQKGLKSANITDEKNEGKDKLALSNLSLGLGFIF, encoded by the coding sequence ATGAAGAAACTGTTTTTTATCATGGCTATGTCCGTATGTGCATTTATGGCACAAGCACAAACTACTTCCGGTATTCGCGTGGGGTTAAATATGACCAGTGCTACAGGGAAGTATAATGATCTTATGGCAGATCAAGATTATAATAATAAAAGCTATATGGGTTACAGTGTCCATTATTTTATAGATGTTCCTGTGATTGGCAACTTTAGTATTCAGCCTGCTATTGGACTTTCTATGAAAGGTATCACTTATGAATATGATAAATTTACTACTAAAAAATCGCATCGGGTCGATTTGGATTCTTATAAGAAATATGATGTGACAGAATCTCGCGGCACTAGTGTCACTCAAAAACATAATCTGGGCTATTTGGACGTTCCTATTTTATTTGCTTATGCTTTACCTTTGTCAGAATCGTTTAGGGTTCAGTTGGGAGTGGGCCCTTACTTCTCTTATGGGCTGTTTGGTAAGTTTAAATATGAGTCGGATACATATTTGACAGTATCCCCCGACAAATATGGAGAAAATAAACATACCATAACCAAAGATGATTGTCCCTCCTTTGGCAAGAATGATGATGGGGACGATCCTAAAGGTAATATTAACCGTTTTGACTGGGGAATTGCCATACAGGGCAGCATCTATTGGAAGCGCTTGTTTTTGAATGTTGCTTATCAAAAAGGTCTGAAATCGGCTAATATTACTGACGAGAAGAATGAAGGGAAAGATAAATTGGCTCTTTCCAATTTGTCGTTAGGGTTAGGCTTTATATTTTAA
- a CDS encoding WG repeat-containing protein, giving the protein MILNKKNMRNKKVILILCLLVLVSGSVQAQRLKAVQNEKGRYGFMTEDGTVVIKYKYDEATPFKDGIAKIGKDGKYSLINEDGEIITKRKYTYIGEFYNGVCPVAEGGNTKKGVMLTTGGLIGNKASSNTGEKWGLIDKTGKEILKTDYEAMGDLNKKLIYVLKGKKFGFIDSAGNIIVKPTYNFIGSFNDQGICWVNIGGKYDKKNNMVSKGKFGLINENGREIIPAKYEDVGNFPILRDKKTGALLDEAAFYTKADQSAFPATKQEIQSLLLPKPHAAESQLPSSRVDYFYFINKKSQGLVDVHGNTIIPLTANQAILPPSDNMLRLAKVEKKQIAKAYYDLDAEVMVRIPSSEKGKFGAFSHNLAPVSLDDELYFIDKKGNKVIGGLSKAFLSNEGYRVVQKGSAFGAIDSTGAVVIPIEYTNSLTSVNNGRLGVQKNASWFYVDMKGQIVSDKYDRIGNFHRGYASVCLNKLWGAIDLQNRVVVPLEWQGVAPIVNPQLIWVKKDNLYYLYDGVQKSVRLKQGFANASNFDNEMAYVMSDGKWGIIDPDGKILVPCLFEKEEDMVLAKQYMLAEDKKSLTEVEALRVIARFDPDTNMFKITFVIPDKHWDY; this is encoded by the coding sequence ATGATTTTAAATAAAAAGAATATGAGAAATAAAAAAGTTATCCTAATTCTATGTCTGCTGGTGCTGGTCAGTGGCTCTGTGCAAGCTCAGAGGTTGAAGGCCGTGCAGAATGAAAAGGGGCGTTATGGCTTTATGACGGAAGACGGGACAGTAGTGATAAAGTATAAATATGATGAAGCTACCCCTTTTAAAGACGGTATCGCTAAAATAGGAAAAGATGGAAAATACAGTCTGATTAATGAAGATGGTGAAATCATTACAAAACGGAAATATACATATATCGGTGAATTTTATAACGGGGTTTGCCCCGTCGCTGAAGGTGGAAATACTAAAAAAGGAGTAATGCTAACAACGGGTGGACTCATAGGCAATAAAGCTAGTAGTAATACAGGTGAAAAATGGGGGTTGATTGATAAGACAGGTAAGGAAATCCTGAAAACTGATTATGAGGCAATGGGAGATTTAAATAAAAAACTGATATATGTCTTGAAAGGCAAGAAGTTCGGGTTCATTGATTCAGCTGGCAATATCATAGTGAAGCCTACTTATAATTTTATAGGCAGTTTCAACGACCAAGGAATCTGTTGGGTTAATATCGGTGGCAAATACGATAAAAAGAACAACATGGTGTCTAAAGGTAAATTCGGGTTAATCAATGAAAATGGGCGGGAAATAATTCCTGCCAAATATGAAGATGTGGGCAACTTCCCTATTTTGCGAGATAAGAAAACTGGAGCTTTGCTTGATGAGGCTGCCTTTTATACTAAGGCAGACCAGTCCGCATTTCCTGCTACCAAGCAGGAGATACAGAGCTTGCTGCTTCCCAAGCCTCATGCTGCTGAGTCCCAGTTGCCTTCATCGAGGGTAGATTATTTTTATTTCATTAATAAGAAATCCCAAGGGTTGGTAGATGTCCATGGAAATACTATTATTCCTTTAACAGCCAATCAGGCTATTCTTCCTCCTTCAGACAATATGCTTAGGCTTGCTAAAGTGGAAAAGAAGCAAATAGCTAAAGCTTATTATGATTTGGATGCTGAAGTGATGGTCAGAATACCTTCTTCAGAAAAGGGAAAGTTTGGGGCTTTCAGCCATAATTTAGCTCCGGTTTCATTGGATGATGAATTGTATTTCATAGATAAAAAGGGGAACAAGGTGATTGGTGGCCTGTCAAAGGCTTTCCTGAGCAATGAAGGATACCGGGTGGTACAAAAGGGATCGGCTTTTGGTGCAATTGATTCTACAGGGGCAGTTGTTATTCCTATTGAATATACTAATTCGCTTACCAGTGTGAACAATGGGCGCTTGGGAGTACAAAAAAATGCTTCTTGGTTTTATGTAGATATGAAAGGACAAATCGTATCCGATAAGTATGACCGTATAGGCAATTTTCATCGGGGGTATGCATCCGTATGCCTGAACAAATTATGGGGGGCTATTGATTTGCAGAACCGGGTTGTCGTTCCTTTAGAGTGGCAAGGTGTAGCTCCTATAGTCAATCCGCAATTGATATGGGTGAAAAAGGATAACCTGTATTACCTTTATGATGGGGTGCAAAAGTCTGTTCGTCTGAAGCAGGGATTTGCCAATGCATCCAATTTTGATAATGAGATGGCTTATGTGATGTCCGATGGAAAGTGGGGGATTATTGATCCGGATGGCAAGATACTGGTGCCTTGCTTGTTCGAAAAAGAAGAGGATATGGTCTTGGCCAAACAATATATGTTAGCGGAAGACAAGAAGAGCTTGACCGAAGTAGAGGCTCTTCGAGTGATTGCACGTTTTGACCCGGATACAAATATGTTTAAGATAACCTTTGTCATTCCAGATAAACATTGGGATTATTAA
- a CDS encoding DUF6175 family protein gives MKKLYAILFIVALVHTGVYGQAKKPTIMVVPANVWCTHNGYTQKYNNQGIITELPDYKKALDNDLNLVNVITKIGELMAEKDFPLKDMASSIRSIEQSSAEHEMTTSSTSGASLAESPLDRLMNRAKADILIEVVWNINTMGPKRSVTYTLRGLDAYTNKQVAATQGTGEPSMAAEVAVLLEEAVVDKMDAFVSQLQKHFDDLMANGREVALEVHVFDNGSGVNLESEFGGAELQEIIEDWVAQNTVTHRFSLTDATENMMLFEQVRIPLYRENGMARDTRSFANDLRKYLNQKANLTCKVMTKGLGKAELVIGEK, from the coding sequence ATGAAAAAATTATATGCTATTTTATTTATTGTAGCACTTGTACACACCGGAGTGTATGGACAGGCTAAAAAACCCACCATTATGGTTGTTCCTGCTAATGTGTGGTGTACCCATAATGGTTATACACAAAAATATAACAATCAAGGCATTATTACCGAACTTCCGGATTATAAAAAGGCGTTGGATAATGATCTGAACTTGGTGAATGTCATAACGAAAATAGGTGAGTTGATGGCTGAAAAAGATTTTCCGTTGAAAGATATGGCATCTTCTATTCGTTCCATAGAGCAGAGTTCGGCGGAACATGAGATGACTACCAGTTCTACTTCGGGAGCTTCACTGGCAGAGTCTCCTTTGGATCGGTTAATGAATAGAGCTAAAGCTGATATTCTGATTGAAGTAGTTTGGAATATTAATACAATGGGTCCCAAACGTTCTGTTACTTATACTTTGCGAGGCTTGGATGCTTACACTAATAAGCAGGTCGCAGCGACGCAAGGTACGGGAGAACCTTCTATGGCTGCTGAAGTGGCAGTATTGTTGGAAGAAGCGGTAGTAGACAAGATGGATGCTTTCGTAAGTCAGTTACAGAAACATTTTGATGATTTGATGGCTAATGGCCGTGAAGTAGCATTAGAAGTCCACGTGTTTGATAATGGGAGCGGTGTTAATTTGGAAAGTGAATTTGGGGGGGCTGAACTACAGGAAATCATAGAAGATTGGGTGGCGCAGAATACGGTGACTCATCGTTTTAGTTTAACTGATGCAACTGAGAATATGATGCTTTTTGAGCAGGTACGCATTCCGCTTTATCGTGAAAATGGAATGGCTAGAGATACAAGAAGCTTTGCAAATGATTTGCGCAAATATCTCAATCAGAAAGCCAATCTTACCTGCAAAGTAATGACGAAAGGGTTAGGTAAAGCTGAATTGGTTATCGGAGAAAAATAG
- a CDS encoding WG repeat-containing protein, with protein MYMNEVKKVILFLLCCAIPFSFYAQKARQNAATKKWGYEQTENKGWWENSKYRGNSMFGEWDAALVNQDYEINWLISPQYEEVTKRFTEKLAGVVLGGKVGFIDIHNRFIIKPQFENVDDVHGFNLGLSAVKKNGKFGFINKKGEFVIEPQFDYADNFRDNMLATIKQDGKFGAINLRGEIVVPCKYILEEAMISVPISNKVYRQKQEEMKNAKGNGDFDDLLDKIAECSREVNEKINNPGTEVITDSLRIREDNGKMGLIVGEQIVIPTEYEELIIAEDGFVLACKRDKWGVLDIYGRTILPCVYQWVYYDVSAKVWIAKSFAMGLYNSQGALLLPGRIDYIGSFVDGKAPVWLNSVLGWIDTKGQLSDGFAEDVTESFLKEEKRGVAGAWGMFNLLTDLIPDYAMAHYYMGKGQVADGIYSKGMEHLKIAAELDPDNEEVALALKQAKKDKKKRTLNTIGYIASVHNDLESTNSNSFKDESRNQNKPSSGISLGVSMDEIDALGGSTATAIAGGSNHCDFLKYVLEDLEEKIQENTGKLMGEYYRKVKDEYLQFASKEGCEQ; from the coding sequence ATGTATATGAATGAAGTAAAAAAAGTAATATTGTTTTTGTTATGCTGTGCTATACCTTTTAGTTTTTATGCACAGAAAGCACGCCAAAATGCTGCAACAAAGAAATGGGGATATGAGCAGACCGAAAATAAAGGATGGTGGGAAAATTCAAAATATAGAGGTAATTCTATGTTTGGTGAATGGGATGCGGCTTTAGTAAATCAGGATTATGAGATAAATTGGTTGATTTCTCCACAATATGAAGAGGTGACTAAGAGATTTACAGAAAAGTTGGCGGGAGTAGTTTTAGGAGGAAAAGTAGGTTTTATAGACATACACAACCGTTTTATAATTAAACCGCAGTTTGAAAATGTAGATGATGTTCATGGGTTTAATTTAGGACTGTCTGCGGTAAAGAAGAATGGCAAATTTGGCTTTATAAATAAAAAAGGAGAATTTGTCATTGAACCTCAATTTGATTACGCTGATAATTTTAGAGATAACATGTTGGCTACAATCAAGCAAGATGGTAAGTTCGGGGCTATTAATTTGAGGGGGGAAATCGTTGTTCCATGTAAATATATTCTAGAAGAAGCAATGATAAGCGTTCCTATATCCAATAAGGTATATCGTCAGAAACAAGAAGAAATGAAAAATGCGAAAGGGAACGGTGATTTTGATGATTTGCTTGATAAAATCGCTGAATGTAGCAGAGAGGTCAATGAAAAAATTAATAATCCTGGAACAGAAGTTATAACCGATTCTCTCAGAATAAGGGAAGATAATGGTAAAATGGGCCTTATAGTGGGAGAACAAATTGTAATTCCTACAGAATATGAGGAGCTTATAATAGCTGAAGATGGATTCGTTCTTGCTTGCAAGCGGGATAAATGGGGAGTTTTGGATATATATGGGCGTACTATATTGCCTTGTGTTTATCAATGGGTATATTATGATGTATCGGCAAAGGTCTGGATTGCCAAAAGTTTTGCAATGGGGTTATATAATAGTCAAGGTGCTTTATTACTACCGGGAAGGATTGATTATATAGGTAGTTTTGTGGATGGCAAAGCACCTGTTTGGCTGAATTCCGTACTTGGTTGGATAGATACGAAGGGACAACTCTCTGATGGCTTTGCAGAGGATGTGACAGAATCCTTTTTGAAAGAAGAAAAAAGGGGAGTGGCAGGTGCTTGGGGTATGTTTAATTTATTAACAGACTTGATTCCGGACTATGCCATGGCCCACTATTATATGGGAAAAGGACAAGTGGCAGATGGCATTTATTCTAAGGGAATGGAGCATCTGAAGATAGCGGCAGAATTGGATCCGGATAATGAAGAAGTAGCGTTGGCGCTGAAGCAAGCCAAAAAGGACAAGAAGAAAAGAACTTTGAATACGATTGGTTACATTGCAAGTGTGCATAATGATTTGGAATCTACGAACTCTAATTCTTTTAAGGATGAAAGCAGAAATCAAAATAAGCCTTCATCCGGAATTAGTCTGGGGGTTTCTATGGATGAGATAGATGCCCTTGGTGGATCTACAGCTACTGCTATAGCAGGAGGCAGTAATCATTGCGATTTTTTGAAATATGTGTTAGAAGATCTTGAAGAAAAGATTCAGGAGAATACAGGCAAATTGATGGGAGAGTATTATCGGAAAGTGAAGGATGAATATTTGCAGTTTGCCAGTAAAGAAGGGTGTGAACAATAA
- a CDS encoding LytR/AlgR family response regulator transcription factor: protein MDKLYRVVIIDDDEFSADNLCLELKKYNRLSIDGMARNGVNGRKLLEKVHPDLLFLDVELPDMKGMELLEQIRGAITWNMQIVFYTAYDKYMIYAIRGAAFDYLLKPIDKKELEGIIDRFMKKEEESAAASLAIPARVHSVGEHTFMISTPTNDLRILRSIDIGFFRYNSDRKLWEVVLNNQLPLLLKKNTTADHIKGYDPCFVQIHQSYIININYLMMIKENRCVMFPPFENITELQVSKKFRKELQDRFYLL from the coding sequence ATGGATAAACTATACAGGGTCGTAATAATTGATGATGATGAGTTCTCTGCGGACAATCTTTGTCTGGAACTGAAGAAATATAACAGGCTGTCTATAGATGGGATGGCGCGTAACGGTGTGAATGGCCGGAAACTGCTGGAAAAGGTTCATCCGGATTTGCTGTTCCTGGACGTGGAACTGCCGGACATGAAGGGCATGGAACTGCTGGAACAGATAAGGGGGGCAATCACTTGGAATATGCAGATTGTGTTCTATACGGCTTATGATAAATACATGATTTATGCCATCCGTGGGGCAGCTTTCGACTACTTGCTGAAGCCGATAGACAAGAAGGAGCTGGAAGGGATTATCGACCGCTTCATGAAAAAGGAGGAAGAGTCGGCAGCTGCATCTTTGGCTATTCCTGCGCGTGTGCATTCGGTCGGCGAGCATACCTTTATGATATCCACGCCTACCAATGATTTGCGTATTCTACGTTCCATTGACATTGGTTTTTTCCGTTATAACTCCGACCGGAAACTGTGGGAAGTGGTGCTGAACAACCAGCTGCCTCTGCTGCTGAAGAAAAATACTACGGCTGATCATATCAAGGGATATGACCCCTGCTTCGTCCAGATCCATCAGTCGTATATCATTAATATCAATTATCTGATGATGATTAAGGAGAACCGCTGTGTCATGTTTCCCCCGTTTGAGAATATTACGGAACTTCAGGTTTCCAAGAAATTCAGAAAAGAATTACAGGATAGGTTTTATTTGTTGTAG